The following are from one region of the Centroberyx gerrardi isolate f3 chromosome 16, fCenGer3.hap1.cur.20231027, whole genome shotgun sequence genome:
- the LOC139925264 gene encoding catenin delta-1-like isoform X1, with the protein MEQCESAAALLESVREQEVQFEQLTRALEEERRRVGLPATSPSALGRPLPHTQNGRLGDADIERLKLTDGYINGTQYRMVDPAHGALDESYTPEDDSQEAHSVFSDEGTTRRPDNGMKKPVVSRTVLPPDSVSIDGGLSVSGMGGYSATLDRPYRPGVGGDYPTATVPRNYHYGPAGGYDDYRGGPPSETYTSLSRGTRMDERYRPVDGYRTLDSGYRAPSRQQIDPYAAQPQVGRGMRAMGSAMEMRYGHGHYGMEDDQRSLGYDVDVDYGMGPPPMHPGGYGTMPRLGPGPGGMDRRRLRSCEDTLDGDMGGVDPYAWGVPMTMERGSMASLDSTLRKGPPTSWRQPELPEVIAMLNYRLDPVKTNAAAFLQHLTFKNDKVKSEVRRLKGIPALVSLLDHPKKEVHHSACGALKNISFGRDQDNKIAIKNCDGVPALVRLLRKTHDQDLTDTITGTLWNLSSHDSVKMEIVDHALHALADEVMVPHSGWERGSNGAEESCKPRHLEWETALTNTAGCLRNVSSERSEARRKLRECTGLVDSLMYIVQSQINRKDVDNKLVENSVCLLRNLSYQVHREVPGCERYAEATPLNQGPAPGSNKGGCFGSRKGKDEWFAKGKKDGDDGSADLIDIPKRTTPAKGYELLFQPEVVRVYTSLLRESQNPSVLEAAAGAIQNLCAGRWTYGRYIRATVRLEKGLPMMAELLAHGNDRVVRAMSGALRNLAIDNRNRELLGKHAVPHLVADLPGGQSQSGRALSEETVVSVLSTLTEVLGNSLEAAKTLRASQGIERLVLINKDGKRSDREVRGAGQVLQLVWGHKELRRPLEKDGWKKTDFMVNLTAGTTTNGPSSRANGTYEDSTLPLLDRGEKRDMIPLNDLGPEAYSTLDQRERRHTLDETTDTLQRGVYGGRKGSLPLLDSYDG; encoded by the exons ATGGAGCAGTGTGAGAGCGCAGCGGCTCTGCTGGAGTCGGTCAGGGAGCAGGAGGTGCAGTTTGAACAGCTGACCCGggcgctggaggaggagaggaggagagtgggccTCCCCGCCACCAGCCCCTCGGCCCTGGGTCgccccctccctcacacacag AACGGGCGTTTAGGGGATGCAGACATAGAACGACTGAAACTGACAGACGGATACATAAACGGgacacag tacagAATGGTAGACCCTGCACACGGCGCTCTAGATGAGAGCTACACACCAGAAGACGACTCCCAGGAAGCACACTCAGTCTTCTCTGACGAAGGAACCACACGGCGGCCAGACAATGGG ATGAAGAAACCAGTTGTCTCACGCACAGTCCTGCCCCCTGACTCTGTGTCCATTGACGGAGGCTTGTCGGTGTCCGGCATGGGTGGGTACAGTGCCACGCTGGACCGTCCCTACAGGCCGGGAGTAGGAGGAGACTACCCCACCGCCACCGTGCCCAGAAACTACCACTACGGCCCTGCAGGGGGTTACGATGACTACCGGGGAGGCCCGCCATCAGAGACATACACTAGCCTGAGCAGAGGCACACGCATGGACGAACGCTACAG GCCAGTTGATGGCTACAGGACTCTGGACTCTGGCTACCGGGCCCCAAGCCGTCAGCAGATAGACCCCTATGCAGCGCAGCCCCAGGTGGGCCGGGGGATGAGGGCCATGGGCTCAGCCATGGAAATGCGGTATGGCCACGGCCACTACGGCATGGAGGATGACCAGCGTAGTTTGGGATATGATGTGGATGTGGACTACGGCATGGGACCTCCGCCCATGCACCCCGGGGGCTACGGTACCATGCCACGCTTGGGGCCTGGCCCCGGGGGCATGGACAGACGCAGACTCAG GAGCTGTGAGGACACTTTGGATGGCGATATGGGAGGAGTTGACCCATACGCATGGGGTGTTCCCATGACGATGGAGAGGGGAAGCATGGCTTCATTGGACAGCACACTGAGGAAGGGCCCTCCCACCTCCTGGAGACAGCCTGAGCTGCCAGAGGTGATTGCCATGTTGAACTACCGTCTGGACCCTGTCAAGACCAACGCTGCCGCCTTCCTCCAGCATCTCACCTTCAAAAACGACAAG GTTAAGTCAGAGGTGCGTCGCCTGAAGGGCATCCCAGCCTTGGTGTCCCTACTGGACCACCCCAAGAAGGAGGTGCACCACTCTGCCTGCGGAGCGCTAAAGAACATCTCTTTCGGACGAGACCAAGACAACAAGATCGCCATCAAGAACTGTGATGGAGTGCCAGCTCTGGTCAGGTTACTGAGGAAGACCCACGACCAGGACCTCACTGACACTATCACAG GCACCTTGTGGAACCTTTCATCCCACGACTCGGTAAAGATGGAGATTGTGGACCACGCCCTGCACGCCCTGGCTGACGAGGTGATGGTGCCCCACTCCGGCTGGGAGCGAGGGAGCAACGGAGCAGAGGAAAGCTGCAAACCACGCCACCTGGAGTGGGAGACCGCCCTGACCAACACTGCTGGCTGCCTTAG GAACGTGAGCTCAGAACGCAGCGAGGCCAGACGAAAGCTGAGAGAATGCACAGGATTGGTTGATTCACTCATGTACATCGTCCAGTCACAGATCAACCGCAAAGATGTGGATAATAAG TTGGTGGAGAACAGCGTTTGCCTGTTGAGGAATCTCTCCTATCAGGTTCACCGCGAGGTTCCCGGCTGTGAACGCTACGCAGAGGCCACACCCCTCAACCAGGGCCCTGCCCCGGGCTCCAACAAGGGTGGCTGCTTCGGCTCTCGAAAGGGCAAAG ATGAGTGGTTTGCCAAAG gAAAGAAGGATGGAGACGATGGGAGTGCAGACCTAATTGACATTCCAAAGAGGACAACACCTGCCAAAG GTTATGAGCTGCTGTTCCAGCCGGAGGTGGTTCGTGTTTACACCTCCCTGCTCAGAGAGAGCCAGAACCCCTCGGTGCTGGAGGCTGCCGCCGGCGCCATCCAGAACCTGTGTGCCGGCCGATGGACT TATGGTCGGTATATCCGGGCCACCGTGCGTCTGGAGAAGGGTCTCCCCATGATGGCGGAGCTGCTGGCCCATGGCAACGACCGCGTGGTTCGGGCCATGTCCGGAGCCTTGAGGAACCTCGCCATCGACAACCGCAACAGAGAACTGCTTG GGAAGCATGCAGTGCCCCACCTAGTGGCCGACCTGCCTGGAGGCCAGAGCCAGTCTGGGCGCGCTCTATCAGAGGAGACTGTGGTGTCCGTACTGAGCACGCTCACCGAGGTGCTAGGTAACAGTCTGGAGGCAGCAAAGACCCTCCGAGCCTCGCAGGGCATTGAGAGACTGGTGCTCATCAACAAGGacgg CAAGCGTTCGGACCGCGAGGTGCGGGGGGCGGGCCAGGTGCTGCAGCTGGTTTGGGGCCACAAGGAGCTGCGCCGGCCCCTTGAGAAAGACGGCTGGAAGAAGACAGACTTCATGGTCAACCTCACTGCCGGCACCACCACCAACGGCCCCAGCAGCCGAGCCAACGGCACCTATGAAGACAGCACCCTACCACTGCTGGACAGAG GGGAAAAGAGGGACATGATTCCACTAAATGACCTAGGCCCTG AAGCCTACTCTACACTGgaccagagggagaggagacacacTCTGGATGAGACCACAGACACTTTACAG CGAGGGGTGTATGGGGGCAGAAAGGGCTCCCTGCCCCTCTTGGACTCCTACGATGGTTag
- the LOC139925264 gene encoding catenin delta-1-like isoform X2 yields MEQCESAAALLESVREQEVQFEQLTRALEEERRRVGLPATSPSALGRPLPHTQNGRLGDADIERLKLTDGYINGTQYRMVDPAHGALDESYTPEDDSQEAHSVFSDEGTTRRPDNGMKKPVVSRTVLPPDSVSIDGGLSVSGMGGYSATLDRPYRPGVGGDYPTATVPRNYHYGPAGGYDDYRGGPPSETYTSLSRGTRMDERYRPVDGYRTLDSGYRAPSRQQIDPYAAQPQVGRGMRAMGSAMEMRYGHGHYGMEDDQRSLGYDVDVDYGMGPPPMHPGGYGTMPRLGPGPGGMDRRRLRSCEDTLDGDMGGVDPYAWGVPMTMERGSMASLDSTLRKGPPTSWRQPELPEVIAMLNYRLDPVKTNAAAFLQHLTFKNDKVKSEVRRLKGIPALVSLLDHPKKEVHHSACGALKNISFGRDQDNKIAIKNCDGVPALVRLLRKTHDQDLTDTITGTLWNLSSHDSVKMEIVDHALHALADEVMVPHSGWERGSNGAEESCKPRHLEWETALTNTAGCLRNVSSERSEARRKLRECTGLVDSLMYIVQSQINRKDVDNKLVENSVCLLRNLSYQVHREVPGCERYAEATPLNQGPAPGSNKGGCFGSRKGKGKKDGDDGSADLIDIPKRTTPAKGYELLFQPEVVRVYTSLLRESQNPSVLEAAAGAIQNLCAGRWTYGRYIRATVRLEKGLPMMAELLAHGNDRVVRAMSGALRNLAIDNRNRELLGKHAVPHLVADLPGGQSQSGRALSEETVVSVLSTLTEVLGNSLEAAKTLRASQGIERLVLINKDGKRSDREVRGAGQVLQLVWGHKELRRPLEKDGWKKTDFMVNLTAGTTTNGPSSRANGTYEDSTLPLLDRGEKRDMIPLNDLGPEAYSTLDQRERRHTLDETTDTLQRGVYGGRKGSLPLLDSYDG; encoded by the exons ATGGAGCAGTGTGAGAGCGCAGCGGCTCTGCTGGAGTCGGTCAGGGAGCAGGAGGTGCAGTTTGAACAGCTGACCCGggcgctggaggaggagaggaggagagtgggccTCCCCGCCACCAGCCCCTCGGCCCTGGGTCgccccctccctcacacacag AACGGGCGTTTAGGGGATGCAGACATAGAACGACTGAAACTGACAGACGGATACATAAACGGgacacag tacagAATGGTAGACCCTGCACACGGCGCTCTAGATGAGAGCTACACACCAGAAGACGACTCCCAGGAAGCACACTCAGTCTTCTCTGACGAAGGAACCACACGGCGGCCAGACAATGGG ATGAAGAAACCAGTTGTCTCACGCACAGTCCTGCCCCCTGACTCTGTGTCCATTGACGGAGGCTTGTCGGTGTCCGGCATGGGTGGGTACAGTGCCACGCTGGACCGTCCCTACAGGCCGGGAGTAGGAGGAGACTACCCCACCGCCACCGTGCCCAGAAACTACCACTACGGCCCTGCAGGGGGTTACGATGACTACCGGGGAGGCCCGCCATCAGAGACATACACTAGCCTGAGCAGAGGCACACGCATGGACGAACGCTACAG GCCAGTTGATGGCTACAGGACTCTGGACTCTGGCTACCGGGCCCCAAGCCGTCAGCAGATAGACCCCTATGCAGCGCAGCCCCAGGTGGGCCGGGGGATGAGGGCCATGGGCTCAGCCATGGAAATGCGGTATGGCCACGGCCACTACGGCATGGAGGATGACCAGCGTAGTTTGGGATATGATGTGGATGTGGACTACGGCATGGGACCTCCGCCCATGCACCCCGGGGGCTACGGTACCATGCCACGCTTGGGGCCTGGCCCCGGGGGCATGGACAGACGCAGACTCAG GAGCTGTGAGGACACTTTGGATGGCGATATGGGAGGAGTTGACCCATACGCATGGGGTGTTCCCATGACGATGGAGAGGGGAAGCATGGCTTCATTGGACAGCACACTGAGGAAGGGCCCTCCCACCTCCTGGAGACAGCCTGAGCTGCCAGAGGTGATTGCCATGTTGAACTACCGTCTGGACCCTGTCAAGACCAACGCTGCCGCCTTCCTCCAGCATCTCACCTTCAAAAACGACAAG GTTAAGTCAGAGGTGCGTCGCCTGAAGGGCATCCCAGCCTTGGTGTCCCTACTGGACCACCCCAAGAAGGAGGTGCACCACTCTGCCTGCGGAGCGCTAAAGAACATCTCTTTCGGACGAGACCAAGACAACAAGATCGCCATCAAGAACTGTGATGGAGTGCCAGCTCTGGTCAGGTTACTGAGGAAGACCCACGACCAGGACCTCACTGACACTATCACAG GCACCTTGTGGAACCTTTCATCCCACGACTCGGTAAAGATGGAGATTGTGGACCACGCCCTGCACGCCCTGGCTGACGAGGTGATGGTGCCCCACTCCGGCTGGGAGCGAGGGAGCAACGGAGCAGAGGAAAGCTGCAAACCACGCCACCTGGAGTGGGAGACCGCCCTGACCAACACTGCTGGCTGCCTTAG GAACGTGAGCTCAGAACGCAGCGAGGCCAGACGAAAGCTGAGAGAATGCACAGGATTGGTTGATTCACTCATGTACATCGTCCAGTCACAGATCAACCGCAAAGATGTGGATAATAAG TTGGTGGAGAACAGCGTTTGCCTGTTGAGGAATCTCTCCTATCAGGTTCACCGCGAGGTTCCCGGCTGTGAACGCTACGCAGAGGCCACACCCCTCAACCAGGGCCCTGCCCCGGGCTCCAACAAGGGTGGCTGCTTCGGCTCTCGAAAGGGCAAAG gAAAGAAGGATGGAGACGATGGGAGTGCAGACCTAATTGACATTCCAAAGAGGACAACACCTGCCAAAG GTTATGAGCTGCTGTTCCAGCCGGAGGTGGTTCGTGTTTACACCTCCCTGCTCAGAGAGAGCCAGAACCCCTCGGTGCTGGAGGCTGCCGCCGGCGCCATCCAGAACCTGTGTGCCGGCCGATGGACT TATGGTCGGTATATCCGGGCCACCGTGCGTCTGGAGAAGGGTCTCCCCATGATGGCGGAGCTGCTGGCCCATGGCAACGACCGCGTGGTTCGGGCCATGTCCGGAGCCTTGAGGAACCTCGCCATCGACAACCGCAACAGAGAACTGCTTG GGAAGCATGCAGTGCCCCACCTAGTGGCCGACCTGCCTGGAGGCCAGAGCCAGTCTGGGCGCGCTCTATCAGAGGAGACTGTGGTGTCCGTACTGAGCACGCTCACCGAGGTGCTAGGTAACAGTCTGGAGGCAGCAAAGACCCTCCGAGCCTCGCAGGGCATTGAGAGACTGGTGCTCATCAACAAGGacgg CAAGCGTTCGGACCGCGAGGTGCGGGGGGCGGGCCAGGTGCTGCAGCTGGTTTGGGGCCACAAGGAGCTGCGCCGGCCCCTTGAGAAAGACGGCTGGAAGAAGACAGACTTCATGGTCAACCTCACTGCCGGCACCACCACCAACGGCCCCAGCAGCCGAGCCAACGGCACCTATGAAGACAGCACCCTACCACTGCTGGACAGAG GGGAAAAGAGGGACATGATTCCACTAAATGACCTAGGCCCTG AAGCCTACTCTACACTGgaccagagggagaggagacacacTCTGGATGAGACCACAGACACTTTACAG CGAGGGGTGTATGGGGGCAGAAAGGGCTCCCTGCCCCTCTTGGACTCCTACGATGGTTag
- the LOC139925264 gene encoding catenin delta-1-like isoform X3 — protein MEQCESAAALLESVREQEVQFEQLTRALEEERRRVGLPATSPSALGRPLPHTQNGRLGDADIERLKLTDGYINGTQYRMVDPAHGALDESYTPEDDSQEAHSVFSDEGTTRRPDNGMKKPVVSRTVLPPDSVSIDGGLSVSGMGGYSATLDRPYRPGVGGDYPTATVPRNYHYGPAGGYDDYRGGPPSETYTSLSRGTRMDERYRPVDGYRTLDSGYRAPSRQQIDPYAAQPQVGRGMRAMGSAMEMRYGHGHYGMEDDQRSLGYDVDVDYGMGPPPMHPGGYGTMPRLGPGPGGMDRRRLRSCEDTLDGDMGGVDPYAWGVPMTMERGSMASLDSTLRKGPPTSWRQPELPEVIAMLNYRLDPVKTNAAAFLQHLTFKNDKVKSEVRRLKGIPALVSLLDHPKKEVHHSACGALKNISFGRDQDNKIAIKNCDGVPALVRLLRKTHDQDLTDTITGTLWNLSSHDSVKMEIVDHALHALADEVMVPHSGWERGSNGAEESCKPRHLEWETALTNTAGCLRNVSSERSEARRKLRECTGLVDSLMYIVQSQINRKDVDNKLVENSVCLLRNLSYQVHREVPGCERYAEATPLNQGPAPGSNKGGCFGSRKGKDEWFAKGKKDGDDGSADLIDIPKRTTPAKGYELLFQPEVVRVYTSLLRESQNPSVLEAAAGAIQNLCAGRWTYGRYIRATVRLEKGLPMMAELLAHGNDRVVRAMSGALRNLAIDNRNRELLGKHAVPHLVADLPGGQSQSGRALSEETVVSVLSTLTEVLGNSLEAAKTLRASQGIERLVLINKDGKRSDREVRGAGQVLQLVWGHKELRRPLEKDGWKKTDFMVNLTAGTTTNGPSSRANGTYEDSTLPLLDRGEKRDMIPLNDLGPEAYSTLDQRERRHTLDETTDTLQKN, from the exons ATGGAGCAGTGTGAGAGCGCAGCGGCTCTGCTGGAGTCGGTCAGGGAGCAGGAGGTGCAGTTTGAACAGCTGACCCGggcgctggaggaggagaggaggagagtgggccTCCCCGCCACCAGCCCCTCGGCCCTGGGTCgccccctccctcacacacag AACGGGCGTTTAGGGGATGCAGACATAGAACGACTGAAACTGACAGACGGATACATAAACGGgacacag tacagAATGGTAGACCCTGCACACGGCGCTCTAGATGAGAGCTACACACCAGAAGACGACTCCCAGGAAGCACACTCAGTCTTCTCTGACGAAGGAACCACACGGCGGCCAGACAATGGG ATGAAGAAACCAGTTGTCTCACGCACAGTCCTGCCCCCTGACTCTGTGTCCATTGACGGAGGCTTGTCGGTGTCCGGCATGGGTGGGTACAGTGCCACGCTGGACCGTCCCTACAGGCCGGGAGTAGGAGGAGACTACCCCACCGCCACCGTGCCCAGAAACTACCACTACGGCCCTGCAGGGGGTTACGATGACTACCGGGGAGGCCCGCCATCAGAGACATACACTAGCCTGAGCAGAGGCACACGCATGGACGAACGCTACAG GCCAGTTGATGGCTACAGGACTCTGGACTCTGGCTACCGGGCCCCAAGCCGTCAGCAGATAGACCCCTATGCAGCGCAGCCCCAGGTGGGCCGGGGGATGAGGGCCATGGGCTCAGCCATGGAAATGCGGTATGGCCACGGCCACTACGGCATGGAGGATGACCAGCGTAGTTTGGGATATGATGTGGATGTGGACTACGGCATGGGACCTCCGCCCATGCACCCCGGGGGCTACGGTACCATGCCACGCTTGGGGCCTGGCCCCGGGGGCATGGACAGACGCAGACTCAG GAGCTGTGAGGACACTTTGGATGGCGATATGGGAGGAGTTGACCCATACGCATGGGGTGTTCCCATGACGATGGAGAGGGGAAGCATGGCTTCATTGGACAGCACACTGAGGAAGGGCCCTCCCACCTCCTGGAGACAGCCTGAGCTGCCAGAGGTGATTGCCATGTTGAACTACCGTCTGGACCCTGTCAAGACCAACGCTGCCGCCTTCCTCCAGCATCTCACCTTCAAAAACGACAAG GTTAAGTCAGAGGTGCGTCGCCTGAAGGGCATCCCAGCCTTGGTGTCCCTACTGGACCACCCCAAGAAGGAGGTGCACCACTCTGCCTGCGGAGCGCTAAAGAACATCTCTTTCGGACGAGACCAAGACAACAAGATCGCCATCAAGAACTGTGATGGAGTGCCAGCTCTGGTCAGGTTACTGAGGAAGACCCACGACCAGGACCTCACTGACACTATCACAG GCACCTTGTGGAACCTTTCATCCCACGACTCGGTAAAGATGGAGATTGTGGACCACGCCCTGCACGCCCTGGCTGACGAGGTGATGGTGCCCCACTCCGGCTGGGAGCGAGGGAGCAACGGAGCAGAGGAAAGCTGCAAACCACGCCACCTGGAGTGGGAGACCGCCCTGACCAACACTGCTGGCTGCCTTAG GAACGTGAGCTCAGAACGCAGCGAGGCCAGACGAAAGCTGAGAGAATGCACAGGATTGGTTGATTCACTCATGTACATCGTCCAGTCACAGATCAACCGCAAAGATGTGGATAATAAG TTGGTGGAGAACAGCGTTTGCCTGTTGAGGAATCTCTCCTATCAGGTTCACCGCGAGGTTCCCGGCTGTGAACGCTACGCAGAGGCCACACCCCTCAACCAGGGCCCTGCCCCGGGCTCCAACAAGGGTGGCTGCTTCGGCTCTCGAAAGGGCAAAG ATGAGTGGTTTGCCAAAG gAAAGAAGGATGGAGACGATGGGAGTGCAGACCTAATTGACATTCCAAAGAGGACAACACCTGCCAAAG GTTATGAGCTGCTGTTCCAGCCGGAGGTGGTTCGTGTTTACACCTCCCTGCTCAGAGAGAGCCAGAACCCCTCGGTGCTGGAGGCTGCCGCCGGCGCCATCCAGAACCTGTGTGCCGGCCGATGGACT TATGGTCGGTATATCCGGGCCACCGTGCGTCTGGAGAAGGGTCTCCCCATGATGGCGGAGCTGCTGGCCCATGGCAACGACCGCGTGGTTCGGGCCATGTCCGGAGCCTTGAGGAACCTCGCCATCGACAACCGCAACAGAGAACTGCTTG GGAAGCATGCAGTGCCCCACCTAGTGGCCGACCTGCCTGGAGGCCAGAGCCAGTCTGGGCGCGCTCTATCAGAGGAGACTGTGGTGTCCGTACTGAGCACGCTCACCGAGGTGCTAGGTAACAGTCTGGAGGCAGCAAAGACCCTCCGAGCCTCGCAGGGCATTGAGAGACTGGTGCTCATCAACAAGGacgg CAAGCGTTCGGACCGCGAGGTGCGGGGGGCGGGCCAGGTGCTGCAGCTGGTTTGGGGCCACAAGGAGCTGCGCCGGCCCCTTGAGAAAGACGGCTGGAAGAAGACAGACTTCATGGTCAACCTCACTGCCGGCACCACCACCAACGGCCCCAGCAGCCGAGCCAACGGCACCTATGAAGACAGCACCCTACCACTGCTGGACAGAG GGGAAAAGAGGGACATGATTCCACTAAATGACCTAGGCCCTG AAGCCTACTCTACACTGgaccagagggagaggagacacacTCTGGATGAGACCACAGACACTTTACAG aAAAACTGA
- the LOC139925264 gene encoding catenin delta-1-like isoform X4, producing MVDPAHGALDESYTPEDDSQEAHSVFSDEGTTRRPDNGMKKPVVSRTVLPPDSVSIDGGLSVSGMGGYSATLDRPYRPGVGGDYPTATVPRNYHYGPAGGYDDYRGGPPSETYTSLSRGTRMDERYRPVDGYRTLDSGYRAPSRQQIDPYAAQPQVGRGMRAMGSAMEMRYGHGHYGMEDDQRSLGYDVDVDYGMGPPPMHPGGYGTMPRLGPGPGGMDRRRLRSCEDTLDGDMGGVDPYAWGVPMTMERGSMASLDSTLRKGPPTSWRQPELPEVIAMLNYRLDPVKTNAAAFLQHLTFKNDKVKSEVRRLKGIPALVSLLDHPKKEVHHSACGALKNISFGRDQDNKIAIKNCDGVPALVRLLRKTHDQDLTDTITGTLWNLSSHDSVKMEIVDHALHALADEVMVPHSGWERGSNGAEESCKPRHLEWETALTNTAGCLRNVSSERSEARRKLRECTGLVDSLMYIVQSQINRKDVDNKLVENSVCLLRNLSYQVHREVPGCERYAEATPLNQGPAPGSNKGGCFGSRKGKDEWFAKGKKDGDDGSADLIDIPKRTTPAKGYELLFQPEVVRVYTSLLRESQNPSVLEAAAGAIQNLCAGRWTYGRYIRATVRLEKGLPMMAELLAHGNDRVVRAMSGALRNLAIDNRNRELLGKHAVPHLVADLPGGQSQSGRALSEETVVSVLSTLTEVLGNSLEAAKTLRASQGIERLVLINKDGKRSDREVRGAGQVLQLVWGHKELRRPLEKDGWKKTDFMVNLTAGTTTNGPSSRANGTYEDSTLPLLDRGEKRDMIPLNDLGPEAYSTLDQRERRHTLDETTDTLQRGVYGGRKGSLPLLDSYDG from the exons ATGGTAGACCCTGCACACGGCGCTCTAGATGAGAGCTACACACCAGAAGACGACTCCCAGGAAGCACACTCAGTCTTCTCTGACGAAGGAACCACACGGCGGCCAGACAATGGG ATGAAGAAACCAGTTGTCTCACGCACAGTCCTGCCCCCTGACTCTGTGTCCATTGACGGAGGCTTGTCGGTGTCCGGCATGGGTGGGTACAGTGCCACGCTGGACCGTCCCTACAGGCCGGGAGTAGGAGGAGACTACCCCACCGCCACCGTGCCCAGAAACTACCACTACGGCCCTGCAGGGGGTTACGATGACTACCGGGGAGGCCCGCCATCAGAGACATACACTAGCCTGAGCAGAGGCACACGCATGGACGAACGCTACAG GCCAGTTGATGGCTACAGGACTCTGGACTCTGGCTACCGGGCCCCAAGCCGTCAGCAGATAGACCCCTATGCAGCGCAGCCCCAGGTGGGCCGGGGGATGAGGGCCATGGGCTCAGCCATGGAAATGCGGTATGGCCACGGCCACTACGGCATGGAGGATGACCAGCGTAGTTTGGGATATGATGTGGATGTGGACTACGGCATGGGACCTCCGCCCATGCACCCCGGGGGCTACGGTACCATGCCACGCTTGGGGCCTGGCCCCGGGGGCATGGACAGACGCAGACTCAG GAGCTGTGAGGACACTTTGGATGGCGATATGGGAGGAGTTGACCCATACGCATGGGGTGTTCCCATGACGATGGAGAGGGGAAGCATGGCTTCATTGGACAGCACACTGAGGAAGGGCCCTCCCACCTCCTGGAGACAGCCTGAGCTGCCAGAGGTGATTGCCATGTTGAACTACCGTCTGGACCCTGTCAAGACCAACGCTGCCGCCTTCCTCCAGCATCTCACCTTCAAAAACGACAAG GTTAAGTCAGAGGTGCGTCGCCTGAAGGGCATCCCAGCCTTGGTGTCCCTACTGGACCACCCCAAGAAGGAGGTGCACCACTCTGCCTGCGGAGCGCTAAAGAACATCTCTTTCGGACGAGACCAAGACAACAAGATCGCCATCAAGAACTGTGATGGAGTGCCAGCTCTGGTCAGGTTACTGAGGAAGACCCACGACCAGGACCTCACTGACACTATCACAG GCACCTTGTGGAACCTTTCATCCCACGACTCGGTAAAGATGGAGATTGTGGACCACGCCCTGCACGCCCTGGCTGACGAGGTGATGGTGCCCCACTCCGGCTGGGAGCGAGGGAGCAACGGAGCAGAGGAAAGCTGCAAACCACGCCACCTGGAGTGGGAGACCGCCCTGACCAACACTGCTGGCTGCCTTAG GAACGTGAGCTCAGAACGCAGCGAGGCCAGACGAAAGCTGAGAGAATGCACAGGATTGGTTGATTCACTCATGTACATCGTCCAGTCACAGATCAACCGCAAAGATGTGGATAATAAG TTGGTGGAGAACAGCGTTTGCCTGTTGAGGAATCTCTCCTATCAGGTTCACCGCGAGGTTCCCGGCTGTGAACGCTACGCAGAGGCCACACCCCTCAACCAGGGCCCTGCCCCGGGCTCCAACAAGGGTGGCTGCTTCGGCTCTCGAAAGGGCAAAG ATGAGTGGTTTGCCAAAG gAAAGAAGGATGGAGACGATGGGAGTGCAGACCTAATTGACATTCCAAAGAGGACAACACCTGCCAAAG GTTATGAGCTGCTGTTCCAGCCGGAGGTGGTTCGTGTTTACACCTCCCTGCTCAGAGAGAGCCAGAACCCCTCGGTGCTGGAGGCTGCCGCCGGCGCCATCCAGAACCTGTGTGCCGGCCGATGGACT TATGGTCGGTATATCCGGGCCACCGTGCGTCTGGAGAAGGGTCTCCCCATGATGGCGGAGCTGCTGGCCCATGGCAACGACCGCGTGGTTCGGGCCATGTCCGGAGCCTTGAGGAACCTCGCCATCGACAACCGCAACAGAGAACTGCTTG GGAAGCATGCAGTGCCCCACCTAGTGGCCGACCTGCCTGGAGGCCAGAGCCAGTCTGGGCGCGCTCTATCAGAGGAGACTGTGGTGTCCGTACTGAGCACGCTCACCGAGGTGCTAGGTAACAGTCTGGAGGCAGCAAAGACCCTCCGAGCCTCGCAGGGCATTGAGAGACTGGTGCTCATCAACAAGGacgg CAAGCGTTCGGACCGCGAGGTGCGGGGGGCGGGCCAGGTGCTGCAGCTGGTTTGGGGCCACAAGGAGCTGCGCCGGCCCCTTGAGAAAGACGGCTGGAAGAAGACAGACTTCATGGTCAACCTCACTGCCGGCACCACCACCAACGGCCCCAGCAGCCGAGCCAACGGCACCTATGAAGACAGCACCCTACCACTGCTGGACAGAG GGGAAAAGAGGGACATGATTCCACTAAATGACCTAGGCCCTG AAGCCTACTCTACACTGgaccagagggagaggagacacacTCTGGATGAGACCACAGACACTTTACAG CGAGGGGTGTATGGGGGCAGAAAGGGCTCCCTGCCCCTCTTGGACTCCTACGATGGTTag